The following are from one region of the Sciurus carolinensis chromosome 5, mSciCar1.2, whole genome shotgun sequence genome:
- the LOC124985394 gene encoding high mobility group protein B3-like, whose product MAKGDPKKPKGKMSAYAFFVQTCREEHKKKNPEVPVNFAEFSKKYSERWKTTSGKEKSKFDEMAKADKVRYDWEIKVYGPAKGGKKKKDPNAPKRPPSGFFLFCSEFCPKIKSTNPGISIGDVAKKLGEMWNNLSDSEKQPYITKAAKLKEKYEKDVADYKSKGKFDGTKGPAKVARKKVEEEDEEEEEEEEEEEEEEEEEEEEEEEDE is encoded by the coding sequence ATGGCTAAAGGTGaccccaagaaaccaaagggcAAGATGTCTGCTTATGCCTTCTTTGTGCAGACTTGCAGGGaagaacacaagaagaaaaatccagaagTCCCTGTCAATTTTGCAGAATTTTCCAAGAAGTACTCTGAGAGGTGGAAGACAACGTCTGGGAAGGAGAAATCTAAATTTGATGAAATGGCAAAGGCGGATAAAGTGCGCTATGATTGGGAAATTAAGGTTTATGGACCAGCTAAGGgaggcaagaagaaaaaggacCCTAATGCCCCCAAAAGACCCCCGTCTGGATTCTTCCTGTTCTGTTCAGAATTCTGCCCCAAGATCAAGTCCACAAATCCTGGTATCTCCATTGGAGATGTGGCCAAAAAGCTGGGCGAGATGTGGAATAACTTAAGTGACAGTGAAAAGCAGCCATACATCACTAAGGCTGCAAAGCTGAAGGAGAAATATGAGAAGGATGTTGCTGACTATAAGTCTAAAGGAAAGTTTGATGGCACAAAGGGTCCTGCTAAAGTTGCCCGGAAAAaagtggaggaggaagatgaagaagaggaggaggaggaggaagaggaggaggaggaggaggaggaagaggaggaggaggaggaggaggatgaataA